One genomic window of Haliotis asinina isolate JCU_RB_2024 chromosome 4, JCU_Hal_asi_v2, whole genome shotgun sequence includes the following:
- the LOC137280698 gene encoding uncharacterized protein isoform X2 yields the protein MAHIATSTKASPCKSNQHCSDCTDHGICRTECEQGYFDKYCSSRCSRNCQNHTCKPTSTGIGRCTRGCIPGYRGDNCNRPCTEPGSTCRRCQGRCEGGYCYQGSSCVSGCFDSYYGSSCRNCSSTCKTCNRKTGTCEECLPSYLKCEDLCKHCLGPCEAECVKECPSSLNQSICGKECNDLSKFCINGCIHGFYGAECSSQCTQCHGTRCSNTGACLDGCNPGYFGPYCTSCPINCAGGTCDSQSGSCVHGCITGYYGDKCGHTCDTCTDGACDQSGDCPEICISEPCTTGVITTEDGINSTKPEEKSSGYLVYLIIPILIVQTVMVSVCVCYFCYRKRMSARRESRTNTIRLATISSQEPDTPAVDYQPLHRYCEIREEDIDTVESLAPPRRPTDPEGGMDRPECVAPTLRPADLGGGMDRVECVAPPQRLADPGGGMDRVECVAPTVRPADPGGGMDRVECVAPTVRPADPGGGMDRVECVAPTLRPADLGGGIDRVECVAPPQRLADPGGGMDRVECVAPTLRPADPGGGMDRVECVARSLRPADPGGGIDRVECVAPSLRPADPGGGMDRVECVAPTLRPADLGGGIDREERVVPPQRLADLGGGMDRVECVAPPERPADPGLGLVKLKCVTAPRRRTDPEEDPDRLECVAPPQRPESPEGGIGNMGVLADIFQTTADADDRADAAPGSSTRDSHTYTSLMTSVPVDNQADYITPTESEIYEYI from the exons ATGGCACATATAGCAACGTCCACCAAAG CTTCACCGTGTAAGAGTAACCAGCACTGTTCAGACTGTACAGACCACGGCATATGCCGCACAGAGTGTGAGCAGGGATACTTTGATAAATACTGTAGCAGCAGATGCAGCAGGAACTGCCAAAATCACACGTGTAAACCAACAAGTACTGGGATTGGGAGATGCACGAGGGGTTGTATACCGGGCTATCGAGGTGATAACTGTAATCGTCCCTGTACAGAACCCGGAAGTACCTGTAGACGATGTCAAGGCCGATGTGAAGGGGGATACTGCTACCAGGGATCCTCCTGTGTGTCAGGATGCTTTGACTCTTACTACGGCTCGTCCTGCAGGAACTGTTCCAGCACGTGTAAGACTTGCAACAGGAAAACAGGGACGTGTGAAGAATGTCTGCCATCGTATCTGAAATGTGAGGACTTGTGTAAACACTGCTTAGGTCCATGTGAGGCGGAATGTGTAAAGGAATGTCCGTCAAGCCTGAATCAGAGCATCTGTGGAAAAGAGTGCAACGATCTCAGCAAATTCTGCATCAACGGTTGCATTCATGGCTTTTATGGCGCCGAGTGTTCGTCTCAGTGTACTCAGTGTCATGGGACAAGATGCAGTAATACGGGTGCATGTTTAGATGGTTGTAATCCTGGATACTTTGGACCTTACTGCACATCATGCCCCATCAACTGTGCAGGTGGTACTTGCGACTCGCAGAGTGGATCTTGTGTCCATGGATGTATCACAGGATATTATGGCGATAAGTGTGGCCACACCTGCGACACCTGCACCGATGGTGCCTGTGACCAATCTGGAGACTGCCCAGAGATATGCATCTCAGAGCCATGTACTACAGGTGTGATAACTACAG AGGATGGAATCAACAGCACCAAACCAGAGGAAAAGTCATCAGGATATTTGGTGTACCTTATCATCCCTATACTGATTGTACAAACCGTCatggtgtcagtgtgtgtgtgttacttcTGTTACCGCAAGAGGATGTCAGCTCGAAG AGAAAGTCGAACAAACACCATTCGCCTTGCTACAATATCGTCTCAGGAACCTGACACCCCTGCCGTGGACTACCAGCCGTTGCACAGATACTGTGAGATCAGGGAGGAGGACATAGACACAGTTGAGTCTCTGGCTCCACCTCGTCGACCGACAGATCCAGAAGGAGGCATGGACAGACCTGAGTGTGTGGCTCCAACTCTGAGACCGGCAGATCTTGGAGGAGGTATGGACAGAGTGGAGTGTGTGGCTCCACCTCAAAGACTGGCAGATCCCGGAGGTGGTATGGACAGAGTGGAGTGTGTGGCTCCAACTGTGAGACCGGCAGATCCCGGAGGAGGTATGGACAGAGTGGAGTGTGTGGCTCCAACTGTGAGACCGGCAGATCCCGGAGGAGGTATGGACAGAGTGGAGTGTGTGGCTCCAACTCTGAGACCGGCAGATCTTGGAGGAGGTATAGACAGAGTGGAGTGTGTGGCTCCACCTCAGAGACTGGCAGATCCCGGAGGAGGTATGGACAGAGTGGAGTGTGTGGCTCCAACACTGAGACCGGCAGATCCCGGAGGAGGTATGGACAGAGTGGAGTGTGTGGCTCGATCTCTGAGACCGGCAGATCCCGGAGGAGGTATAGACAGAGTGGAGTGTGTGGCTCCATCTCTGAGACCGGCAGATCCCGGAGGAGGTATGGACAGAGTGGAGTGTGTGGCTCCAACTCTGAGACCGGCAGATCTTGGAGGAGGTATAGACAGAGAGGAGCGTGTGGTTCCACCTCAGAGACTGGCAGATCTTGGAGGAGGTATGGACAGAGTGGAGTGTGTGGCTCCACCTGAGAGACCGGCAGATCCCGGACTAGGCCTGGTCAAACTGAAATGTGTGACTGCACCAAGGAGACGGACAGACCCTGAAGAAGACCCGGACAGACTGGAGTGTGTGGCTCCACCTCAGAGACCAGAAAGCCCTGAAGGCGGCATAGGAAACATGGGTGTCTTGGCTGACATCTTTCAAACAACAGCTGACGCAGATGACAGAGCTGATGCAGCACCTGGCAGTTCCACCAGAGACTCGCACACATACACGAGCCTGATGACGAGCGTCCCTGTTGACAACCAAGCAGACTACATTACACCAACCGAAAGCGaaatttatgaatatatttaa
- the LOC137280698 gene encoding uncharacterized protein isoform X1 produces MNIKIITQIICMAHIATSTKASPCKSNQHCSDCTDHGICRTECEQGYFDKYCSSRCSRNCQNHTCKPTSTGIGRCTRGCIPGYRGDNCNRPCTEPGSTCRRCQGRCEGGYCYQGSSCVSGCFDSYYGSSCRNCSSTCKTCNRKTGTCEECLPSYLKCEDLCKHCLGPCEAECVKECPSSLNQSICGKECNDLSKFCINGCIHGFYGAECSSQCTQCHGTRCSNTGACLDGCNPGYFGPYCTSCPINCAGGTCDSQSGSCVHGCITGYYGDKCGHTCDTCTDGACDQSGDCPEICISEPCTTGVITTEDGINSTKPEEKSSGYLVYLIIPILIVQTVMVSVCVCYFCYRKRMSARRESRTNTIRLATISSQEPDTPAVDYQPLHRYCEIREEDIDTVESLAPPRRPTDPEGGMDRPECVAPTLRPADLGGGMDRVECVAPPQRLADPGGGMDRVECVAPTVRPADPGGGMDRVECVAPTVRPADPGGGMDRVECVAPTLRPADLGGGIDRVECVAPPQRLADPGGGMDRVECVAPTLRPADPGGGMDRVECVARSLRPADPGGGIDRVECVAPSLRPADPGGGMDRVECVAPTLRPADLGGGIDREERVVPPQRLADLGGGMDRVECVAPPERPADPGLGLVKLKCVTAPRRRTDPEEDPDRLECVAPPQRPESPEGGIGNMGVLADIFQTTADADDRADAAPGSSTRDSHTYTSLMTSVPVDNQADYITPTESEIYEYI; encoded by the exons at GAATATCAAGATCATTACGCAGATAATATGTATGGCACATATAGCAACGTCCACCAAAG CTTCACCGTGTAAGAGTAACCAGCACTGTTCAGACTGTACAGACCACGGCATATGCCGCACAGAGTGTGAGCAGGGATACTTTGATAAATACTGTAGCAGCAGATGCAGCAGGAACTGCCAAAATCACACGTGTAAACCAACAAGTACTGGGATTGGGAGATGCACGAGGGGTTGTATACCGGGCTATCGAGGTGATAACTGTAATCGTCCCTGTACAGAACCCGGAAGTACCTGTAGACGATGTCAAGGCCGATGTGAAGGGGGATACTGCTACCAGGGATCCTCCTGTGTGTCAGGATGCTTTGACTCTTACTACGGCTCGTCCTGCAGGAACTGTTCCAGCACGTGTAAGACTTGCAACAGGAAAACAGGGACGTGTGAAGAATGTCTGCCATCGTATCTGAAATGTGAGGACTTGTGTAAACACTGCTTAGGTCCATGTGAGGCGGAATGTGTAAAGGAATGTCCGTCAAGCCTGAATCAGAGCATCTGTGGAAAAGAGTGCAACGATCTCAGCAAATTCTGCATCAACGGTTGCATTCATGGCTTTTATGGCGCCGAGTGTTCGTCTCAGTGTACTCAGTGTCATGGGACAAGATGCAGTAATACGGGTGCATGTTTAGATGGTTGTAATCCTGGATACTTTGGACCTTACTGCACATCATGCCCCATCAACTGTGCAGGTGGTACTTGCGACTCGCAGAGTGGATCTTGTGTCCATGGATGTATCACAGGATATTATGGCGATAAGTGTGGCCACACCTGCGACACCTGCACCGATGGTGCCTGTGACCAATCTGGAGACTGCCCAGAGATATGCATCTCAGAGCCATGTACTACAGGTGTGATAACTACAG AGGATGGAATCAACAGCACCAAACCAGAGGAAAAGTCATCAGGATATTTGGTGTACCTTATCATCCCTATACTGATTGTACAAACCGTCatggtgtcagtgtgtgtgtgttacttcTGTTACCGCAAGAGGATGTCAGCTCGAAG AGAAAGTCGAACAAACACCATTCGCCTTGCTACAATATCGTCTCAGGAACCTGACACCCCTGCCGTGGACTACCAGCCGTTGCACAGATACTGTGAGATCAGGGAGGAGGACATAGACACAGTTGAGTCTCTGGCTCCACCTCGTCGACCGACAGATCCAGAAGGAGGCATGGACAGACCTGAGTGTGTGGCTCCAACTCTGAGACCGGCAGATCTTGGAGGAGGTATGGACAGAGTGGAGTGTGTGGCTCCACCTCAAAGACTGGCAGATCCCGGAGGTGGTATGGACAGAGTGGAGTGTGTGGCTCCAACTGTGAGACCGGCAGATCCCGGAGGAGGTATGGACAGAGTGGAGTGTGTGGCTCCAACTGTGAGACCGGCAGATCCCGGAGGAGGTATGGACAGAGTGGAGTGTGTGGCTCCAACTCTGAGACCGGCAGATCTTGGAGGAGGTATAGACAGAGTGGAGTGTGTGGCTCCACCTCAGAGACTGGCAGATCCCGGAGGAGGTATGGACAGAGTGGAGTGTGTGGCTCCAACACTGAGACCGGCAGATCCCGGAGGAGGTATGGACAGAGTGGAGTGTGTGGCTCGATCTCTGAGACCGGCAGATCCCGGAGGAGGTATAGACAGAGTGGAGTGTGTGGCTCCATCTCTGAGACCGGCAGATCCCGGAGGAGGTATGGACAGAGTGGAGTGTGTGGCTCCAACTCTGAGACCGGCAGATCTTGGAGGAGGTATAGACAGAGAGGAGCGTGTGGTTCCACCTCAGAGACTGGCAGATCTTGGAGGAGGTATGGACAGAGTGGAGTGTGTGGCTCCACCTGAGAGACCGGCAGATCCCGGACTAGGCCTGGTCAAACTGAAATGTGTGACTGCACCAAGGAGACGGACAGACCCTGAAGAAGACCCGGACAGACTGGAGTGTGTGGCTCCACCTCAGAGACCAGAAAGCCCTGAAGGCGGCATAGGAAACATGGGTGTCTTGGCTGACATCTTTCAAACAACAGCTGACGCAGATGACAGAGCTGATGCAGCACCTGGCAGTTCCACCAGAGACTCGCACACATACACGAGCCTGATGACGAGCGTCCCTGTTGACAACCAAGCAGACTACATTACACCAACCGAAAGCGaaatttatgaatatatttaa
- the LOC137280710 gene encoding multiple epidermal growth factor-like domains protein 10 isoform X1, whose amino-acid sequence MFLTIIVIILSSVRTFTVAECDIRSFGELCDKSCPSQCAVPRNTFDRFCDLNTGTCPEGCGRGWHGKYCNYTCSTSCSKNVCNQQNGHCTLGCIDNFVGPFCDTVPDKTTVTPKEDTTSAGTPSTQRRKTPTTQPPSDKSVLAMSLSIAVTASVVIVIAVSVYLRSA is encoded by the exons ATGTTCCTtaccatcattgtcatcatattATCCT CAGTTAGGACGTTCACCGTTGCCGAATGCGACATTCGTTCATTTGGAGAACTGTGTGACAAGTCCTGTCCTTCACAATGCGCTGTTCCACGGAATACATTTGACAGATTCTGTGACTTAAACACCGGAACGTGTCCTGAGGGATGTGGCAGAGGCTGGCACGGCAAATATTGCAATTACACTTGCAGCACTAGCTGCTCGAAAAAtgtctgtaatcagcaaaatgGGCACTGCACCCTCGGCTGTATTGACAACTTTGTTGGCCCTTTCTGTGACACTG TTCCCGACAAAACAACTGTGACTCCCAAAGAAGACACAACGTCAG CAGGTACTCCCAGCACCCAGCGAAGGAAGACTCCCACCACACAACCTCCATCAGATAAATCAGTGCTAGCTATGTCCTTGTCAATAGCTGTCACAGCAAGTGTCGTCATTGTGATTGCAGTAAGTGTCTACCTGAG GTCAGCCTGA
- the LOC137280710 gene encoding multiple epidermal growth factor-like domains protein 10 isoform X2, producing the protein MFLTIIVIILSFRTFTVAECDIRSFGELCDKSCPSQCAVPRNTFDRFCDLNTGTCPEGCGRGWHGKYCNYTCSTSCSKNVCNQQNGHCTLGCIDNFVGPFCDTVPDKTTVTPKEDTTSAGTPSTQRRKTPTTQPPSDKSVLAMSLSIAVTASVVIVIAVSVYLRSA; encoded by the exons ATGTTCCTtaccatcattgtcatcatattATCCT TTAGGACGTTCACCGTTGCCGAATGCGACATTCGTTCATTTGGAGAACTGTGTGACAAGTCCTGTCCTTCACAATGCGCTGTTCCACGGAATACATTTGACAGATTCTGTGACTTAAACACCGGAACGTGTCCTGAGGGATGTGGCAGAGGCTGGCACGGCAAATATTGCAATTACACTTGCAGCACTAGCTGCTCGAAAAAtgtctgtaatcagcaaaatgGGCACTGCACCCTCGGCTGTATTGACAACTTTGTTGGCCCTTTCTGTGACACTG TTCCCGACAAAACAACTGTGACTCCCAAAGAAGACACAACGTCAG CAGGTACTCCCAGCACCCAGCGAAGGAAGACTCCCACCACACAACCTCCATCAGATAAATCAGTGCTAGCTATGTCCTTGTCAATAGCTGTCACAGCAAGTGTCGTCATTGTGATTGCAGTAAGTGTCTACCTGAG GTCAGCCTGA